Proteins from one Toxotes jaculatrix isolate fToxJac2 chromosome 13, fToxJac2.pri, whole genome shotgun sequence genomic window:
- the dnajc8 gene encoding dnaJ homolog subfamily C member 8, with protein sequence MAAAGESSQAVSDELFQNFYSEVKQIEKRDSVLTSKQQIDRLLRPGSSYFNLNPFEVLQIDPDATDDELKKRFRALSILVHPDKNQDDPDRAQKAFEAVDKAYKLLLDPEQKKRALDVIQAGREYVEHMVKEKRKQLKKEGKPLDVEEDDHEVFKQAVYKQTMKLFAELEIKRKEREAKDMHERKRAREEEIEAAEKAKREREWQKNFEETRDGRVDSWRNFQSKGKKKEKKNRSFLKPPKVKMEQRE encoded by the exons ATGGCGGCCGCCGGAGAGTCTTCTCAGGCTGTATCGGATGAATTATTTCAAAACTTTTACTCGGAG GTGAAGCAGATTGAGAAGAGAGACTCAGTGTTAACTTCTAAGCAGCAGATAGACAGACTGCTCAGACCTGGCTCTTCCTACTTCAATCTCAATCCCTTTGAG GTGCTGCAAATTGACCCAGATGCAACAGATGACGAACTGAAGAAAAGATTTCGGGCG TTGTCCATTTTGGTCCATCCAGACAAAAATCAGGATGACCcagacagagcacagaaagCCTTCGAAG CTGTGGACAAGGCATACAAACTCCTACTGGATCCcgaacagaagaagagagccttAGATGTGATCCAAGCAGGAAGAGAATATGTGGAGCACATG gtaaaggagaaaaggaaacagttaaagaaagaagggaagcCATTggatgtggaggaggatgaCCATGAAGTG TTCAAGCAGGCGGTATACAAACAGACTATGAAGCTATTTGCAGAACTTGAAAtcaagaggaaggaaagagaagcaAAGGACATGCATGAAAG GAAAAGggcaagagaggaagaaattgaggcagcagagaaagcaaagcgagagagagaatggCAGAAAAACTTTGAG gaaacaAGAGATGGGCGTGTGGACAGCTGGAGGAATTTCCAGTCCAAAGgcaaaaagaaggagaaaaagaacagGTCCTTCCTCAAGCCCCCAAAAGTCAAGATGGAACAGAGGGAATGA